Proteins co-encoded in one Coxiella burnetii genomic window:
- the purH gene encoding bifunctional phosphoribosylaminoimidazolecarboxamide formyltransferase/IMP cyclohydrolase has translation MMSRVGDTERPIKRALISTADKIGLIEFISQLVTCGVEIIATGGTAELLKQHQLPVIDVFTYTGFPEIMDGRVKTLHPKIHAGLLARRGIDEKTLDQHAIKPIDLLVVNLYPFVQTVSASNCSLEKAVEQIDIGGPSMLRAAAKNFAAVTVVVDPEDYSRILEEIKTHHGSTTLSTRKRLAQKTFEHLSYYDAHIATYLAEKEGATTLPARLPSIFKKKIDLRYGENPHQTAALYSIDPPLSHSLAEAQLLQGKPLSFNNLLDSDCAYRCVYEGSLSEPACVIVKHATPAGAARAQTQLAAYEKAYATDPLSAFGGIVAFNAPLEAVTAEKILSQQFVEVIIAPDFPAETLRLLQTKPNLRVLRGQPLDSSQITYSFHSITGGVLCQEADATKFSDETFTVVTRRQPTAKEQQDLYFAWQIVKYVKSNAIVYAKDHATLGIGSGQTSRVFAAKIAILKAEEAGLWLTDAVMASDAFFPFSDSIEIAAKAGITAVIQPGGSKRDEEVIKAANEAGMAMLFTHQRHFRH, from the coding sequence TTGATGAGTCGCGTCGGTGATACTGAAAGGCCGATTAAGCGTGCGCTCATCAGCACCGCAGATAAAATCGGCCTTATTGAATTCATATCACAATTAGTGACTTGCGGCGTTGAGATAATAGCTACGGGGGGTACGGCTGAGTTGCTTAAGCAACATCAGCTCCCCGTCATCGATGTCTTTACTTATACCGGTTTTCCTGAGATTATGGATGGCCGAGTCAAAACTTTGCACCCTAAGATACACGCGGGATTGTTGGCCCGACGGGGTATCGACGAGAAAACGCTTGATCAGCACGCCATCAAACCCATCGACTTACTAGTGGTAAACCTTTACCCCTTTGTTCAAACCGTCAGCGCGTCAAATTGTTCGCTGGAAAAGGCAGTGGAGCAAATTGACATTGGTGGCCCCAGTATGCTGCGAGCGGCCGCCAAGAATTTCGCCGCTGTTACCGTGGTGGTTGATCCAGAAGACTATTCACGAATTTTAGAGGAAATAAAGACCCATCACGGATCCACCACGCTGTCTACCCGCAAACGGTTGGCCCAAAAAACATTTGAACACCTTTCGTATTACGATGCTCACATCGCCACCTATCTCGCTGAAAAAGAAGGAGCAACGACTCTTCCCGCACGGCTTCCATCCATCTTTAAGAAAAAGATTGACCTACGGTATGGCGAAAATCCTCATCAAACCGCCGCCCTTTATAGTATTGATCCCCCCTTATCCCACAGTTTGGCGGAAGCGCAATTATTACAAGGCAAGCCTTTATCATTTAACAATCTCTTAGACAGTGATTGCGCTTATCGGTGCGTTTATGAAGGCTCTTTGTCTGAACCCGCCTGTGTCATTGTCAAACACGCTACACCCGCCGGAGCGGCAAGGGCACAAACCCAGTTAGCGGCTTATGAAAAAGCTTATGCCACTGATCCGCTTTCCGCTTTTGGCGGTATTGTGGCTTTTAATGCCCCTTTGGAAGCAGTAACAGCGGAAAAAATTCTCTCTCAACAGTTCGTAGAAGTCATTATCGCCCCCGATTTCCCAGCGGAAACGCTTCGTCTACTGCAAACCAAACCCAATTTGCGCGTATTACGCGGGCAGCCACTCGATAGTTCCCAAATTACGTATTCCTTTCACTCCATCACCGGCGGCGTTTTATGCCAAGAGGCTGATGCGACGAAATTTTCCGACGAAACTTTCACCGTGGTCACCCGCCGTCAGCCCACAGCAAAAGAACAGCAAGATCTCTATTTTGCCTGGCAAATCGTAAAGTACGTCAAATCAAACGCCATCGTTTATGCGAAAGACCATGCCACACTGGGAATTGGCAGCGGTCAAACAAGTCGAGTTTTCGCGGCTAAAATCGCTATCTTGAAAGCAGAAGAAGCTGGATTATGGTTAACAGACGCCGTCATGGCCTCGGATGCTTTTTTCCCTTTCAGCGATAGTATCGAAATCGCAGCGAAAGCAGGCATAACCGCTGTGATCCAACCCGGTGGTTCAAAACGCGATGAAGAAGTCATTAAGGCCGCGAACGAAGCGGGAATGGCAATGCTGTTCACCCACCAGCGACATTTCCGCCATTAA
- the fis gene encoding DNA-binding transcriptional regulator Fis: MEGTAIMEADTLIQEPEVIKPVETGQSFASSVQQSLQSYFARLDGEDPVNLYSMVLAEMEVPLLRVVMRYTKNNQSKAAKILGLSRGTLRKKLAIYQIDESRR; this comes from the coding sequence TTGGAAGGAACTGCAATTATGGAAGCTGATACATTGATTCAAGAACCTGAAGTTATTAAGCCGGTTGAAACCGGCCAATCGTTCGCGTCCAGCGTACAACAATCGCTGCAAAGCTATTTTGCACGCCTCGATGGCGAAGACCCCGTTAACCTTTACAGCATGGTCTTGGCGGAAATGGAAGTGCCGTTGTTAAGAGTGGTTATGCGCTACACGAAAAATAATCAAAGTAAAGCCGCTAAGATCTTAGGCCTTAGCCGAGGAACCTTGCGCAAAAAACTCGCTATTTATCAAATTGATGAGTCGCGTCGGTGA
- the thiO gene encoding glycine oxidase ThiO — MKMKVGIAGAGLLGRLLAWQLSKVGFGVTLFDKDDKSGQKSTAYAAAGMLSPVAECEIAEQIIFNLGSYSLRKWPLWLSSLNQPVYFKQNGSIVISHSHDEVEKERWLKQISRKIKDFSLEKLSSSALQRLEPELNFDEGYYLPQEAHLDSRALMQTLEKELNVEWHSKTFVESVVPYRILTKGKSYQFDCIFDCRGTGAGEMFSDLRSVRGELIYLHAPDVRLNRPIRLLHPRYRLYIVPRAHHIYLIGASEIESNDISPISVRTCLELLSAVYSVHPAFAEARIIETVTALRPALSDNLPRIHYQPGLIAINGLYRHGFLVAPALIDEVIHNLSRGIK, encoded by the coding sequence ATGAAAATGAAAGTAGGCATTGCGGGGGCAGGATTACTGGGGCGTTTATTAGCTTGGCAATTAAGTAAAGTGGGCTTTGGGGTTACGCTATTTGATAAAGATGATAAAAGTGGTCAAAAGAGCACGGCCTATGCAGCGGCTGGGATGCTGTCACCCGTGGCTGAGTGTGAAATAGCAGAGCAGATAATTTTTAATTTAGGAAGTTATTCATTAAGGAAATGGCCACTGTGGTTATCATCATTGAACCAACCTGTTTATTTTAAACAAAATGGAAGCATTGTAATTTCGCATTCACACGATGAGGTAGAAAAAGAGCGCTGGTTGAAACAAATAAGTCGTAAAATAAAAGATTTCTCTCTTGAAAAATTATCATCTTCTGCACTCCAACGATTGGAGCCCGAATTAAATTTTGATGAAGGGTATTATTTGCCGCAGGAAGCACACCTAGATTCACGTGCACTTATGCAGACCTTAGAAAAAGAATTAAACGTGGAATGGCATTCGAAAACCTTTGTGGAGAGCGTGGTTCCTTATCGTATCTTAACGAAAGGAAAATCATACCAATTTGATTGCATATTCGATTGTCGTGGCACAGGCGCAGGAGAAATGTTTTCCGATTTGCGTTCGGTACGTGGCGAGTTAATTTATTTGCATGCACCCGATGTGCGTTTAAATCGTCCCATTCGATTACTTCATCCGCGTTATCGACTTTATATTGTTCCTCGCGCGCATCATATTTATCTTATTGGTGCGAGTGAAATTGAGTCCAATGATATTTCACCAATTTCTGTGCGTACGTGTTTGGAATTATTATCGGCAGTTTATAGTGTACACCCTGCATTTGCAGAAGCGCGGATCATTGAAACGGTTACCGCCCTACGACCGGCGTTATCGGATAACTTACCTCGTATTCACTACCAGCCTGGATTAATTGCTATTAACGGATTATACCGTCACGGTTTTTTAGTAGCGCCAGCGTTAATTGATGAAGTTATTCACAATCTTTCAAGAGGCATTAAATGA
- the thiC gene encoding phosphomethylpyrimidine synthase ThiC, with the protein MKESAVITYPASKKIYCQGKIFPTIRVGMREIQLTNGDSLTLYDTSGPYSDPNISIKSPQGLPRLREPWIKVRPRKTQLAFAKEGVITPEMEYAAIRENQKRELKKNTDQERERRLQGNSLSARIPNPITPEFIRNEIACGRAILPANINHPESEPMIIGRHFLVKVNANIGNSSLTSSVEEEVEKLIWALRWGADTVMDLSTGKKIKEIRETILRHSPVPIGTVPLYEALEKVDGDVKALTWEIFRDTLISQAEQGVDYFTIHAGVLNRFIPLTQKRVTGIVSRGGSLMAKWCLLHREENFLYTHFTEICEIMRAYDVSFSLGDGLRPGSIADANDEAQFAELKIQGELNRIAWKYGVQVMNEGPGHIPLNLIEENMTKQLAYCREAPFYTLGPLTTDIAPGYDHIGSAIGAAFIAWQGCALLCYVTPKEHLGLPNKQDVKEGLIAYKIAAHAADLAKGHPAARQRDYLLSQARFEFRWHDQFNLALDAETARLFHDETLPKEAAKHAHFCSLCGPKFCAYKTSHEVRDTLQKVT; encoded by the coding sequence TTGAAGGAGAGTGCTGTGATTACTTATCCTGCTTCCAAAAAGATTTATTGCCAAGGCAAGATTTTCCCCACTATTCGCGTAGGAATGCGTGAAATTCAATTGACGAACGGTGATTCGCTAACCCTTTACGATACCTCAGGTCCGTATTCTGACCCGAATATCTCTATCAAATCGCCGCAGGGACTTCCCCGCTTGCGCGAGCCTTGGATTAAAGTGCGCCCGAGGAAAACGCAATTGGCTTTCGCAAAAGAAGGCGTCATTACACCAGAAATGGAATACGCTGCGATTCGTGAAAATCAAAAAAGAGAGTTGAAGAAAAACACGGATCAAGAACGCGAACGTCGTTTGCAAGGAAATTCGTTGAGTGCGCGAATTCCTAACCCAATTACGCCGGAATTTATTCGAAATGAAATCGCGTGCGGTCGTGCCATCTTGCCTGCGAATATTAATCATCCCGAAAGCGAGCCTATGATTATTGGTCGCCATTTTTTAGTTAAAGTAAACGCGAATATTGGGAACTCGTCGCTTACGTCATCTGTGGAGGAAGAAGTTGAAAAATTAATTTGGGCATTGCGTTGGGGGGCGGATACGGTGATGGATCTATCGACGGGAAAAAAAATCAAAGAAATTCGTGAAACAATTCTTCGTCATTCTCCGGTACCTATCGGTACCGTGCCGTTGTATGAAGCATTGGAAAAAGTGGATGGAGATGTAAAAGCCCTAACCTGGGAAATTTTCCGCGACACCTTAATTTCGCAAGCTGAACAAGGAGTTGATTATTTCACGATTCATGCAGGTGTTTTAAATCGTTTTATTCCATTGACCCAAAAACGCGTCACGGGAATTGTTTCTCGCGGTGGCTCTCTCATGGCCAAATGGTGTCTTTTGCACCGAGAGGAGAATTTTCTTTATACGCATTTTACTGAGATTTGTGAAATTATGCGCGCTTATGATGTGAGCTTTTCGCTAGGGGATGGGTTGCGCCCAGGCTCTATTGCTGATGCCAATGATGAAGCGCAATTTGCAGAATTGAAAATTCAAGGCGAATTAAATCGCATTGCGTGGAAATACGGTGTGCAGGTGATGAATGAAGGACCAGGGCATATCCCTCTAAACCTCATCGAAGAAAATATGACGAAACAGTTGGCTTATTGCCGGGAAGCGCCATTTTATACCCTGGGACCATTAACTACCGATATTGCGCCTGGTTATGATCATATCGGTAGCGCTATTGGCGCTGCTTTTATCGCTTGGCAAGGGTGCGCGCTCTTGTGCTATGTCACGCCGAAAGAACATTTGGGATTACCGAACAAACAAGACGTCAAAGAAGGACTGATTGCTTATAAAATTGCGGCCCATGCCGCAGATTTAGCAAAAGGACACCCAGCGGCTCGACAGCGAGATTATTTATTATCGCAAGCGCGGTTTGAATTCCGCTGGCACGATCAATTTAATTTAGCGTTAGACGCTGAAACAGCGCGCCTTTTTCATGATGAGACTTTGCCAAAAGAGGCTGCTAAACACGCTCATTTTTGTTCATTGTGCGGCCCTAAATTTTGCGCTTACAAAACGAGCCACGAGGTTAGGGATACCTTACAAAAGGTAACGTAA
- the thiE gene encoding thiamine phosphate synthase has product MNQKSIVWSIGGSDCSGGAGCQADILTCRDFNVHAASIITTITAQNAEQVLKINYCDSDLIQKQIQALKETLPPTVIKLGLLGTKEIVTAVASYLKNYSGKVVCDPVLNSTSGVLLHASDYLDLLKKLLFPHVDLLTPNIPEAEILIQNKIHTFSDIISAAHQLLKCGVSAVLLKGGHLIGSKARDFFTDGKCEFWLAHTKIPKTRVRGTGCALSSAISSAIALGYSLKDAIVVAKMYVQQGIRQNFKVNTQELMGRQGFPRRSIDLPWVTKNANFKRKSFPLCNSFGFYPIVDSVEWVERLLSYGVRTIQLRIKNASPQKIKKAVIESVALARHYQAKLFINDYWKLAIEAGAYGVHLGQEDLETADLSAIRAVNLRLGISTHTLYELSRAHAIQPSYVAFGPIYETYSKPMPYSARGLEWLRYWCEISPYPVVAIGGINLNRLESVLNAGAVNVAVISAVTKSKTPQKTVRAFLNRI; this is encoded by the coding sequence ATGAATCAAAAATCGATTGTTTGGTCAATTGGCGGTTCAGACTGTTCCGGCGGTGCAGGCTGTCAGGCGGATATATTGACGTGTCGTGATTTTAATGTGCACGCGGCAAGTATTATTACGACAATAACCGCACAAAACGCCGAGCAAGTTTTAAAAATAAACTATTGCGATTCCGATTTGATCCAAAAACAAATTCAGGCTCTTAAAGAAACGCTTCCTCCAACAGTGATTAAATTAGGATTATTAGGAACAAAAGAAATCGTTACTGCGGTTGCTTCCTATCTCAAAAATTACAGCGGTAAGGTTGTCTGTGATCCCGTTTTAAATTCAACATCCGGCGTATTATTGCATGCGTCAGATTATCTCGATTTGTTAAAGAAACTCCTTTTTCCTCATGTGGATTTATTAACCCCGAATATTCCTGAAGCTGAAATTTTAATCCAAAATAAAATTCATACCTTTTCCGATATAATTTCTGCCGCGCATCAATTATTAAAATGCGGAGTCAGTGCCGTGTTATTAAAAGGCGGTCACTTAATTGGTTCAAAGGCGCGTGATTTTTTCACGGATGGTAAGTGTGAGTTTTGGTTAGCGCATACAAAAATACCCAAAACACGGGTGCGTGGGACGGGCTGCGCGTTAAGCTCAGCAATCAGTAGCGCGATAGCTTTAGGTTATTCACTAAAAGACGCGATAGTAGTAGCAAAAATGTATGTTCAGCAGGGTATTCGTCAAAATTTTAAAGTCAATACTCAGGAATTAATGGGGCGTCAAGGATTTCCACGGCGATCGATAGACCTCCCGTGGGTAACCAAAAATGCTAATTTTAAACGAAAAAGCTTCCCTCTTTGTAACTCATTCGGTTTTTATCCGATTGTTGACAGCGTTGAATGGGTGGAGCGATTGTTATCGTACGGTGTTCGAACTATTCAATTACGAATCAAAAACGCTTCCCCTCAAAAAATTAAAAAAGCGGTGATCGAGAGTGTGGCCTTAGCACGTCATTACCAGGCAAAATTGTTTATCAATGATTATTGGAAACTGGCCATTGAGGCTGGTGCTTATGGTGTTCATTTAGGACAAGAAGATTTAGAAACCGCGGATCTTTCCGCCATTCGGGCGGTGAATTTGCGGTTAGGCATTAGCACGCATACGTTGTATGAACTTTCACGAGCGCATGCGATCCAACCTTCTTACGTGGCTTTTGGACCGATTTATGAAACTTATTCTAAGCCGATGCCTTATTCTGCGCGTGGTTTGGAGTGGCTGCGTTATTGGTGTGAAATTTCCCCTTATCCGGTAGTGGCTATTGGCGGTATTAATTTGAATCGATTGGAGAGCGTTTTAAATGCAGGTGCGGTGAATGTAGCGGTTATTTCAGCCGTGACAAAAAGCAAAACGCCGCAAAAAACAGTAAGGGCCTTTTTAAATCGAATATAG
- the purD gene encoding phosphoribosylamine--glycine ligase: MNILIIGNGGREHALAWKVAQSPRVEKIWVAPGNAGTARELKTQNVPIGVTDIKSLIAFAKKNQINLTLVGPEIPLAAGIVDHFQQENLIVFGPTQAAAQLETSKSFCKTFMRRHGIPTARFEAFRNTSDAFSYLEQQSFPIVIKASGLAAGKGVVIAQSLQEAKETVIAMMEEKQFGNAGAEIVIEEFLAGEELSFIAMVDGEHILPLAGSQDHKRRDDGDRGPNTGGMGAYSPVPQLSDALQEKIMTTIMQPTVTALKSEGILYRGFLYAGIMITLNNEPKVLEFNVRLGDPETQPLMMRLRSDLIELILSALSGRLNQTQSAWDSRAALTVVLAAGGYPAHYQKGDIIQGLDQLSLPDVKVFHAGTQEINHQVVTDGGRVLGVTALGKDLREAQQKAYQAAQLITWPNCYYRHDIGHRAIS; this comes from the coding sequence ATGAATATACTTATAATTGGTAATGGCGGTCGTGAACACGCCTTAGCATGGAAGGTAGCTCAATCGCCTCGAGTAGAAAAAATTTGGGTGGCTCCCGGAAATGCCGGGACGGCTCGAGAGCTTAAAACACAAAATGTTCCCATCGGCGTCACTGACATTAAGAGCTTAATCGCCTTTGCCAAAAAAAATCAAATTAATTTAACGCTCGTGGGGCCTGAGATTCCACTAGCGGCTGGTATTGTTGATCATTTTCAACAGGAAAATTTAATTGTTTTTGGGCCCACCCAAGCTGCTGCCCAATTAGAAACTTCTAAAAGTTTTTGCAAAACATTTATGCGCCGTCACGGTATTCCAACCGCTCGCTTTGAAGCATTTAGAAATACGAGCGATGCTTTCTCCTATCTTGAACAACAATCTTTTCCAATTGTAATAAAAGCAAGCGGTCTTGCGGCAGGAAAAGGTGTTGTTATTGCACAATCATTGCAAGAAGCTAAAGAAACCGTTATTGCGATGATGGAAGAAAAACAATTTGGAAATGCCGGTGCGGAAATTGTAATCGAAGAATTTTTAGCCGGCGAAGAATTAAGTTTTATCGCAATGGTGGATGGCGAACATATTTTACCACTCGCGGGTTCCCAAGATCATAAACGACGAGATGATGGGGATCGCGGTCCAAACACGGGTGGCATGGGTGCTTATTCACCCGTTCCTCAGCTTTCCGATGCTCTACAAGAAAAAATCATGACGACTATTATGCAGCCCACCGTAACCGCTTTAAAATCAGAGGGTATTCTTTACAGAGGGTTTTTATATGCGGGAATCATGATCACATTAAATAACGAGCCCAAGGTATTAGAATTTAATGTGCGCTTAGGCGATCCTGAAACCCAACCGCTCATGATGCGTTTGCGTTCCGATCTAATCGAATTAATTTTATCGGCGCTTTCTGGCCGATTAAATCAAACACAAAGCGCATGGGACAGTCGCGCTGCACTAACGGTGGTGCTTGCTGCGGGAGGATATCCCGCGCACTATCAAAAAGGCGATATTATTCAAGGGCTCGATCAATTGTCTCTCCCAGACGTAAAAGTCTTTCATGCTGGCACACAAGAAATTAATCATCAGGTTGTTACCGATGGCGGCCGCGTGCTTGGCGTCACCGCATTAGGCAAGGATTTACGTGAAGCACAACAAAAAGCCTATCAAGCGGCCCAATTAATTACTTGGCCGAACTGTTATTACCGTCACGATATCGGACATCGGGCAATTTCTTAA
- the thiS gene encoding sulfur carrier protein ThiS, with protein MIDIYLNGKLISLAEKMSLKKLLEKQGVVMGTVAVAVNETVIPGINYEKIIIQPGDRIEIITAMCGG; from the coding sequence ATGATCGATATCTATTTAAATGGCAAATTAATTTCTCTTGCCGAGAAAATGTCATTAAAGAAATTGCTGGAAAAGCAAGGTGTTGTGATGGGAACCGTCGCCGTTGCAGTGAATGAAACCGTAATTCCCGGAATTAATTACGAAAAGATTATTATTCAGCCTGGCGATCGAATTGAAATCATCACGGCCATGTGTGGAGGATAA
- a CDS encoding HAD family acid phosphatase, with protein sequence MVFPYEANKLMMMILSFTPMVMLAEPPLNLDSLKKEIIHYHESGEYDVDISKVTHLAKRYLADRIRENQHASHPKKLAMVLDIDETSLSNYSDIKVLNFGGTFLQQDLAEADGDDPAITPTLNLYRYAIQHGVAVFFITGRQEKYRTATIKNLKTAGYSQWARLYMKPNDYRLNSAAPYKISERKAIEKEGYDIVLNMGDQYSDLKGGYSEHSYKLPNFMY encoded by the coding sequence TTGGTTTTTCCTTATGAGGCAAATAAATTAATGATGATGATTCTTAGCTTCACACCGATGGTGATGTTAGCAGAACCCCCTTTAAACCTCGATTCTTTAAAGAAAGAAATCATTCACTACCATGAATCGGGGGAATACGATGTTGATATTTCTAAAGTCACTCATCTCGCTAAGCGCTATCTTGCGGATCGAATTCGTGAAAATCAGCATGCTTCGCATCCCAAAAAACTGGCGATGGTTTTGGATATCGACGAAACGTCTTTATCTAATTATAGCGATATTAAAGTGTTAAATTTCGGCGGCACGTTTTTGCAGCAAGATTTAGCCGAAGCCGACGGAGATGATCCCGCGATTACGCCTACATTGAATTTGTATCGTTACGCCATTCAACACGGGGTGGCTGTTTTTTTCATCACGGGACGTCAGGAAAAATACCGCACAGCAACGATAAAAAATCTGAAAACAGCGGGGTATTCTCAATGGGCTCGCCTTTATATGAAGCCGAACGATTACCGTTTGAATTCAGCCGCTCCTTATAAAATTTCAGAACGAAAAGCGATTGAAAAAGAAGGCTACGATATTGTGTTGAATATGGGCGATCAATACAGCGATCTTAAAGGCGGTTACAGCGAACACAGTTATAAATTACCTAATTTTATGTATTAA
- a CDS encoding thiazole synthase, with the protein MWAIGGVQLNSRLLLGTAQYPSPQLMSDAVKAAGVEIITVSLRRQLSPQKENYFWDLLRSLPCHLLPNTAGCSSVKEAVNTARAARELFNTHWIKLEIIGDEYTLQPNPFELVNAATILVKEGFEVFPYCTEDLILCQRLVDAGCRVLMPWAAPIGSGRGLMNTYALQVLRERFPKNILIIDAGLGRPSHAAQVMEMGFDAVLLNSAVALAMDPVVMAAGFAKAVEGGRLGYEGGMIKARNVAKATTPLIGKPFLIEKP; encoded by the coding sequence ATGTGGGCTATCGGTGGGGTACAATTAAATTCACGTTTGTTGTTAGGAACAGCACAGTACCCCTCGCCTCAATTAATGAGTGACGCAGTGAAAGCCGCTGGAGTGGAAATTATTACCGTTTCTCTACGACGACAACTATCTCCACAGAAAGAAAATTATTTTTGGGACTTGCTGCGGTCTTTGCCTTGTCATCTTTTACCAAATACCGCCGGTTGTTCTTCCGTAAAAGAAGCCGTAAACACAGCACGAGCGGCTCGAGAGTTATTCAATACTCATTGGATTAAGCTCGAAATCATCGGCGATGAATATACCTTACAACCCAATCCTTTTGAGTTAGTCAACGCAGCGACTATTTTAGTTAAAGAAGGGTTTGAAGTATTTCCATATTGTACGGAGGATCTGATTTTATGCCAGCGATTGGTTGATGCGGGTTGTCGCGTATTAATGCCATGGGCAGCTCCAATTGGGAGCGGGCGCGGTTTAATGAATACTTATGCATTGCAGGTTTTGCGCGAACGGTTTCCTAAAAACATTTTAATTATTGACGCTGGACTTGGGAGACCTTCGCACGCGGCTCAAGTAATGGAAATGGGTTTTGATGCGGTATTATTAAACTCAGCCGTGGCGTTAGCGATGGACCCCGTCGTTATGGCTGCTGGGTTTGCAAAAGCGGTTGAAGGAGGGCGTTTGGGCTATGAGGGGGGAATGATTAAAGCGCGCAATGTTGCGAAAGCAACGACCCCGCTAATAGGAAAACCTTTTTTGATTGAGAAACCATGA